The Helianthus annuus cultivar XRQ/B chromosome 16, HanXRQr2.0-SUNRISE, whole genome shotgun sequence genome includes a window with the following:
- the LOC110937532 gene encoding probable sodium/metabolite cotransporter BASS3, chloroplastic isoform X1: MVFGVCLYIAKYHLQTTFLLRCLVRIYTNMTPLPLSMGFLAQYALKPVLGVFVARLFGVAPMFYAGFVLMACVSSAQLSSYGSFLSKGDVALKNGCNGVSPIFATRQSRAQVTAMRALTQHRRKKGTYCSGAIGPNSLSSRVLQL, from the exons ATGGTCTTTGGGGTATGTCTTTATAT CGCAAAATATCATCTGCAAACCACTTTTTTGCTGAGATGTCTCGTAAGGATTTACACCAATATGAC GCCTTTACCATTATCCATGGGGTTTCTAGCCCAATACGCATTAAAACCGGTTCTTGGTGTATTCGTGGCTAGATTATTCGGTGTAGCTCCCATGTTCTATGCAGGATTTGTGTTAATGGCGTGTGTTTCGAGTGCACAGTTGTCTAGCTACGGTAGCTTCTTGAGCAAAGGGGATGTAGCTTTGAAA AATGGCTGCAATGGCGTCTCACCAATCTTTGCTACCCGTCAATCTCGCGCGCAGGTGACTGCTATGCGTGCCTTGACCCAACATCGCCGCAAAAAAG GTACCTATTGTTCGGGTGCTATTGGGCCAAACAGTTTATCATCGCGTGTTCTTCAACTGTGA
- the LOC110937532 gene encoding probable sodium/metabolite cotransporter BASS3, chloroplastic isoform X2, translating to MVFGVCLYMPLPLSMGFLAQYALKPVLGVFVARLFGVAPMFYAGFVLMACVSSAQLSSYGSFLSKGDVALKNGCNGVSPIFATRQSRAQVTAMRALTQHRRKKGTYCSGAIGPNSLSSRVLQL from the exons ATGGTCTTTGGGGTATGTCTTTATAT GCCTTTACCATTATCCATGGGGTTTCTAGCCCAATACGCATTAAAACCGGTTCTTGGTGTATTCGTGGCTAGATTATTCGGTGTAGCTCCCATGTTCTATGCAGGATTTGTGTTAATGGCGTGTGTTTCGAGTGCACAGTTGTCTAGCTACGGTAGCTTCTTGAGCAAAGGGGATGTAGCTTTGAAA AATGGCTGCAATGGCGTCTCACCAATCTTTGCTACCCGTCAATCTCGCGCGCAGGTGACTGCTATGCGTGCCTTGACCCAACATCGCCGCAAAAAAG GTACCTATTGTTCGGGTGCTATTGGGCCAAACAGTTTATCATCGCGTGTTCTTCAACTGTGA
- the LOC110937532 gene encoding probable sodium/metabolite cotransporter BASS3, chloroplastic isoform X4, whose protein sequence is MTPLPLSMGFLAQYALKPVLGVFVARLFGVAPMFYAGFVLMACVSSAQLSSYGSFLSKGDVALKNGCNGVSPIFATRQSRAQVTAMRALTQHRRKKGTYCSGAIGPNSLSSRVLQL, encoded by the exons ATGAC GCCTTTACCATTATCCATGGGGTTTCTAGCCCAATACGCATTAAAACCGGTTCTTGGTGTATTCGTGGCTAGATTATTCGGTGTAGCTCCCATGTTCTATGCAGGATTTGTGTTAATGGCGTGTGTTTCGAGTGCACAGTTGTCTAGCTACGGTAGCTTCTTGAGCAAAGGGGATGTAGCTTTGAAA AATGGCTGCAATGGCGTCTCACCAATCTTTGCTACCCGTCAATCTCGCGCGCAGGTGACTGCTATGCGTGCCTTGACCCAACATCGCCGCAAAAAAG GTACCTATTGTTCGGGTGCTATTGGGCCAAACAGTTTATCATCGCGTGTTCTTCAACTGTGA
- the LOC110937532 gene encoding probable sodium/metabolite cotransporter BASS3, chloroplastic isoform X3, whose amino-acid sequence MVIVGQTRPLPLSMGFLAQYALKPVLGVFVARLFGVAPMFYAGFVLMACVSSAQLSSYGSFLSKGDVALKNGCNGVSPIFATRQSRAQVTAMRALTQHRRKKGTYCSGAIGPNSLSSRVLQL is encoded by the exons ATGGTTATTGTTGGTCAAACAAG GCCTTTACCATTATCCATGGGGTTTCTAGCCCAATACGCATTAAAACCGGTTCTTGGTGTATTCGTGGCTAGATTATTCGGTGTAGCTCCCATGTTCTATGCAGGATTTGTGTTAATGGCGTGTGTTTCGAGTGCACAGTTGTCTAGCTACGGTAGCTTCTTGAGCAAAGGGGATGTAGCTTTGAAA AATGGCTGCAATGGCGTCTCACCAATCTTTGCTACCCGTCAATCTCGCGCGCAGGTGACTGCTATGCGTGCCTTGACCCAACATCGCCGCAAAAAAG GTACCTATTGTTCGGGTGCTATTGGGCCAAACAGTTTATCATCGCGTGTTCTTCAACTGTGA